From Granulicella sp. WH15, the proteins below share one genomic window:
- a CDS encoding deoxyribonuclease IV — MANDKRKRIGVHLGTTGGAWTAVNRAVEAGANTFQIFSSSPRQWKAAPVKPEDAAKMKALRAQHDIGPVAIHASYLINLCSQTESVRVNATAAFRGEVERALALGAEYLVLHPGSWKGLTRDEGLRLAAESIERAIDGLPWQDHDFRILIENTAGAEFSLGGKLEQVAELVECLKACAPVAVCLDTCHVHVAGYDIVSADGYIETMKLVGDTVGFDAVKVWHCNDAKAPFGSKLDRHEHIGEGTIGAEAFRRLLHDKRFAGAAFIAETPVDAPGDEARNVGVLRTLAAG; from the coding sequence ATGGCGAATGACAAGCGTAAACGGATCGGTGTGCATCTTGGAACGACGGGCGGGGCCTGGACGGCAGTGAACCGGGCGGTGGAGGCTGGGGCGAACACCTTCCAGATCTTCTCCTCGAGCCCGCGGCAGTGGAAGGCGGCTCCCGTGAAGCCGGAGGACGCGGCCAAGATGAAGGCGCTGCGGGCGCAGCATGACATCGGGCCGGTGGCGATCCACGCCAGCTACCTCATCAACCTGTGCAGCCAGACCGAGAGTGTGCGGGTGAACGCGACGGCCGCCTTCCGGGGCGAGGTGGAGCGTGCGCTGGCGCTGGGGGCCGAGTATCTGGTGCTGCATCCGGGAAGCTGGAAGGGGCTGACGCGGGATGAGGGGCTGCGGCTGGCGGCGGAGTCCATCGAACGGGCCATCGACGGGCTGCCGTGGCAGGATCACGACTTTAGAATCCTGATCGAGAACACGGCTGGCGCGGAGTTTTCGCTCGGCGGCAAGCTGGAGCAGGTGGCCGAGTTGGTGGAGTGTCTGAAGGCCTGCGCGCCGGTGGCGGTCTGCCTCGATACCTGCCATGTTCATGTGGCGGGGTACGATATCGTCTCGGCCGACGGCTATATCGAGACGATGAAGCTGGTGGGCGACACGGTGGGCTTCGACGCGGTGAAGGTGTGGCACTGCAACGATGCCAAGGCTCCGTTTGGGTCGAAACTGGACCGGCACGAGCATATCGGCGAGGGGACTATCGGGGCGGAGGCGTTCCGGAGACTGCTGCACGATAAGCGGTTTGCAGGCGCGGCGTTTATCGCGGAGACGCCGGTGGATGCGCCGGGAGATGAGGCTCGGAATGTGGGCGTGCTGAGGACGCTGGCTGCGGGCTGA
- a CDS encoding oxidoreductase encodes MSETLETAPAGAGHAQKYTRNNPFIADVRVNELLTAEGSEKETRHIELSLEEGMEYTPGDAVGIIPTNREEAVAEVLKALGAKGDERVLDHYKVEISLLEALETRLAIGKLTRSSVGQLAKLNPTVEGLKAMAGPDNKARAEEYCYGREFIDLLTDFPGTITAPQQLFQVLARLTPRMYSIASSQAMHPDGVQTTVRVVRYDAHGRNRQGLASGHLGERAPVGGRMPIFLHANNQFRLPEDTSAPVIMIGPGTGIAPFRSFLEERKATGQPGDNWLFFGEQRAALDFLYKDELEAMHKEGVLTRLDTAFSRDQAKKVYVQDRMQEQAAELYNWLERGAYFYVCGDATRMAKDVELALLDVIAKGSNGTLEHANEYLTAMKKDKRYQRDVY; translated from the coding sequence ATGAGCGAAACGTTAGAGACCGCGCCCGCGGGTGCGGGTCATGCGCAGAAATATACCAGGAACAACCCCTTTATCGCCGATGTGCGAGTGAACGAGCTGCTGACGGCGGAGGGCTCCGAGAAGGAGACCCGGCACATTGAACTGTCTCTGGAAGAGGGCATGGAGTACACGCCCGGAGACGCGGTCGGCATCATCCCGACCAACCGCGAAGAGGCCGTGGCCGAGGTGCTGAAGGCGCTGGGCGCGAAGGGCGACGAGCGCGTTCTGGATCATTACAAGGTCGAGATTTCGCTGCTCGAGGCGCTGGAGACGCGGCTGGCGATCGGCAAGCTGACGCGCAGCAGTGTGGGCCAGTTGGCGAAGCTCAACCCGACGGTCGAGGGCCTGAAGGCGATGGCCGGTCCGGACAACAAGGCTCGGGCCGAGGAGTACTGCTACGGGCGCGAGTTCATCGACCTGCTGACGGACTTTCCGGGGACGATCACGGCTCCGCAGCAGCTTTTTCAGGTGCTGGCGCGTTTGACGCCGAGGATGTACTCAATCGCCTCCAGCCAGGCGATGCACCCGGATGGGGTGCAGACCACGGTCCGCGTGGTGCGCTACGACGCGCACGGACGCAACCGCCAGGGGCTGGCGAGCGGGCACCTGGGCGAGCGCGCTCCGGTAGGCGGCAGGATGCCGATCTTCCTGCACGCGAACAACCAGTTCCGTTTGCCGGAGGACACGTCGGCTCCGGTGATTATGATCGGGCCGGGAACGGGCATTGCTCCGTTCCGCTCGTTCCTTGAGGAGCGCAAGGCCACCGGGCAGCCGGGCGACAACTGGCTGTTCTTTGGCGAGCAGCGTGCGGCGCTGGACTTCCTGTACAAGGACGAGCTTGAGGCCATGCACAAGGAAGGCGTGCTGACGCGGCTGGATACGGCGTTCTCGCGCGACCAGGCGAAGAAGGTCTACGTGCAGGACCGTATGCAGGAACAGGCTGCGGAGCTGTACAACTGGCTCGAGCGCGGAGCTTACTTCTACGTCTGCGGCGACGCGACCCGGATGGCCAAGGACGTGGAACTGGCTCTGCTGGACGTGATCGCGAAGGGTTCGAACGGCACGCTGGAACACGCCAACGAATACCTGACGGCGATGAAGAAGGACAAGCGGTATCAGCGGGACGTCTACTAA
- a CDS encoding ribonuclease HII gives MASTANPGQTRKKTFAKAADKQKMLKQLVCSDAPEQALRYRGARSIAGVDEVGRGALFGPVVAAAVILPESISILADAGLTDSKQLTQEQRESLDQTIRGMAIAISVAEIDAETIDRVNIYQATRLAMLAAVAGLSVQPDHLLIDAMRLDHPCAQTRLIYGDSLSLSIAAASVVAKVHRDARMCELHERHPEYGLSSHKGYGTPEHRRALIAHGATPLHRRSFAPVRAVCPELEPQASSELLFENFNNLEAAVWD, from the coding sequence ATGGCATCCACCGCCAATCCCGGCCAAACCCGCAAAAAGACGTTCGCCAAGGCCGCCGACAAGCAGAAGATGCTGAAGCAGCTGGTGTGCAGCGACGCCCCTGAGCAGGCGCTGCGCTATCGCGGGGCACGCTCTATCGCCGGGGTGGACGAGGTGGGACGCGGAGCCCTCTTCGGCCCGGTGGTCGCCGCCGCCGTCATCCTGCCGGAGAGCATCTCCATACTCGCCGATGCCGGGCTCACCGACTCCAAACAGCTCACGCAGGAGCAGCGCGAGTCGCTCGACCAGACGATTCGCGGCATGGCCATCGCCATCAGCGTGGCCGAGATCGACGCCGAGACCATCGACCGCGTCAACATCTACCAGGCCACCCGGCTGGCCATGCTGGCCGCCGTCGCCGGGCTCTCTGTGCAGCCGGACCATCTGCTGATCGACGCCATGCGGCTCGACCACCCCTGCGCCCAGACCCGGCTCATCTACGGCGATTCGCTCAGCCTCTCCATCGCCGCCGCCTCCGTCGTAGCCAAAGTTCACCGCGACGCTCGTATGTGCGAGCTGCATGAGCGGCACCCCGAGTACGGCCTCAGCTCGCACAAGGGTTACGGCACGCCGGAGCACCGCCGCGCCCTTATCGCCCACGGCGCGACGCCGCTCCACCGCCGCAGCTTCGCGCCGGTCCGCGCCGTCTGCCCCGAGCTTGAGCCTCAAGCCAGCAGTGAACTTCTGTTTGAAAACTTTAATAATCTGGAGGCCGCAGTTTGGGATTGA
- a CDS encoding PIG-L family deacetylase: MGLKLMCVVAHPDDECYAFGGALALAASQGVETYVVCLTDGQAATNRGCSSSCEELGRMRREEFANSCKVLGVARHELLDYQDAQLEFAEFSVAAGRIVERIREFRPDVVVTFGADGGMNTHPDHTMVSAITTAAYHWAASAKRFHEAGPTHHASRLFHVTTNFFMEERAAPMPAPWTLTLDISSVLALKQEAFAQHVSQAPLMEKTRHIFEKHGDTEVYTLMATCDLRAAQFSTDMFDGL, from the coding sequence TTGGGATTGAAGCTGATGTGTGTCGTAGCCCACCCGGATGATGAGTGCTATGCCTTCGGCGGAGCACTCGCTCTGGCCGCCTCGCAGGGAGTCGAGACCTATGTCGTCTGCCTGACCGACGGACAGGCCGCCACCAATCGCGGCTGCTCCTCTAGCTGCGAGGAGCTGGGCCGTATGCGCCGCGAAGAGTTTGCCAACTCCTGCAAGGTGCTCGGCGTGGCCCGGCACGAGCTGCTCGACTATCAGGACGCCCAGCTCGAGTTCGCCGAGTTCTCGGTCGCCGCCGGTCGCATCGTCGAGCGCATCCGCGAGTTCCGGCCCGACGTCGTCGTCACCTTCGGGGCCGACGGCGGCATGAACACGCATCCCGATCACACGATGGTCTCGGCCATCACCACCGCCGCCTACCACTGGGCCGCCAGCGCCAAACGCTTCCACGAGGCTGGCCCCACGCACCACGCCAGCCGCCTCTTCCACGTCACCACGAACTTCTTTATGGAAGAGCGCGCCGCCCCCATGCCCGCCCCGTGGACGCTCACGCTCGATATATCCAGCGTCCTGGCGCTCAAGCAGGAGGCCTTCGCCCAGCACGTCTCGCAGGCTCCCCTGATGGAGAAGACCCGGCACATCTTCGAAAAGCACGGCGACACCGAGGTCTACACCCTGATGGCCACGTGCGATCTGCGGGCCGCCCAGTTCAGCACAGACATGTTCGACGGGCTGTAA
- a CDS encoding FliM/FliN family flagellar motor switch protein, whose amino-acid sequence MNGIAGAVDSAANGAALVGVEPSSALASFSGGTEGAEQPQEQVPARPVEEQRWQVCSRLPVQLVVTIPLPPLSLKELVELREGQVMLSSWLSRDDVPLLAEEVFLANVSFEPAGSYLGVRISGFQRKSAGAAEMVQLYGKTRGVLAEGDTDADHTLNDIRLPASLCFGSKTMLLHQIMDLTAGDAIVLERAVHAPVNILVGRRIVAFGELISVRGYYGVKLTKLAEPARRLRESQAQF is encoded by the coding sequence ATGAACGGGATCGCTGGCGCGGTGGATTCAGCAGCAAATGGGGCGGCTCTGGTGGGTGTCGAGCCAAGCAGCGCGCTGGCGTCGTTCAGCGGGGGCACGGAGGGAGCGGAGCAGCCTCAGGAGCAGGTGCCTGCGCGCCCTGTTGAAGAGCAGCGCTGGCAGGTCTGTTCGCGGCTGCCGGTGCAGTTGGTGGTTACGATTCCGCTGCCGCCGCTCTCTCTGAAGGAACTGGTCGAGCTGCGGGAGGGTCAGGTAATGCTCTCTTCGTGGCTGTCGCGGGACGACGTGCCTCTGCTGGCTGAGGAGGTCTTTCTGGCCAACGTCTCGTTCGAGCCGGCGGGGAGTTATCTGGGCGTGCGCATCAGCGGCTTCCAGAGGAAGTCGGCAGGCGCGGCGGAGATGGTGCAACTATACGGGAAGACGCGAGGGGTGCTGGCCGAGGGAGACACCGATGCGGATCACACCTTGAACGACATACGTCTGCCCGCGTCGCTCTGCTTCGGTTCGAAGACCATGCTGCTGCACCAGATCATGGACCTTACCGCGGGGGATGCGATCGTGCTGGAGCGGGCGGTCCACGCGCCGGTCAATATTCTGGTGGGCCGCAGGATTGTGGCCTTCGGGGAGCTGATCTCGGTGCGAGGCTACTACGGGGTGAAGCTGACGAAGCTGGCCGAGCCGGCCCGGAGGCTGAGGGAGTCGCAGGCGCAGTTCTAA
- a CDS encoding rhodanese-like domain-containing protein, with translation MTLALIILALILVAALLVWRKRVRDREELERYTVSPQELARMLKSNPDVLLLDVRLPLDLLADSTIIPGAQRIAPQEILANPELVPQDKDAIVYCTCPGDKTSRKIIGRALSLNFTRIKLLRGGLGAWKENGFPVEPYTQSFHLDTLR, from the coding sequence GTGACCCTCGCCCTCATCATCCTTGCCCTCATCCTCGTCGCCGCGCTGCTCGTCTGGCGCAAACGTGTCCGCGACCGGGAGGAGCTGGAACGCTACACCGTCTCCCCGCAGGAACTCGCCCGTATGCTCAAATCGAACCCCGACGTTCTCCTGCTGGACGTCCGCTTGCCGCTCGACCTGCTGGCCGACTCCACCATCATCCCCGGCGCGCAACGCATCGCACCCCAGGAGATCCTCGCCAACCCGGAGCTGGTGCCACAGGATAAGGACGCCATCGTCTACTGCACCTGCCCCGGCGACAAGACCAGCCGCAAGATCATCGGACGCGCCCTCAGCCTGAACTTTACCCGCATCAAGCTGCTGCGCGGCGGACTGGGCGCATGGAAAGAGAACGGCTTCCCCGTCGAGCCGTACACACAGAGCTTTCACCTGGACACCCTGCGTTGA
- the leuS gene encoding leucine--tRNA ligase, whose amino-acid sequence MSEQILDENGGKTATTIETSAEQGGAQRYAPAEIEPRWQAVWDADETLYAAEPHDSGKPKYYCLEMLPYPSGQLHIGHVRNYAIGDALARFMWMRGHNVLHPMGWDAFGLPAENAALKNHVPPREWTLSNIAAMRKQFQRLGMSFDWSSEVTTCLPDYYRWNQWFFLKMFEAGLAYRKKSKVNWCPKCCTVLANEQVINGRCWRHEDTLVEQRDLTQWFLRITKYADQLLDGLDKLEGWPEKVRTMQRNWIGRSEGTFVDFNVVASGETVKVFTTRVDTIYGATSVQLAPEHPVAKAFAATNPELAAQIEEMLAQQKAAREAGDIGAIEKHGVATGRFAVNPFNGEQVPVWVANYILADYGTGAIMSVPAHDERDFEFASKYGLPIRRSIAPAGATEEPALPYTGEAEAVLIDSGEWTGMACLEAQEKMAAFAKASEFGTPTVTYRLKDWGVSRQRYWGTPIPMVYCTSGKCDPEQPQPAPENSLPILLPEQIAITQEGGSPLGRVPEFVNTTCPTCGGTARRETDTMDTFVDSSWYFYRYTDSKNTTAPFDSEKVAYWFPIDQYIGGVEHAILHLIYSRFWTKVMRDLGLIVNDEPAERLFTQGMVIKDGAKMSKSRGNVISPDLMIERYGADATRMYALFAAPPDRDLEWQEEGVAGISRFLSRVYTLVRRAPAAGEGGEPGDAARRLQRKTHQTIAKITWDFDGRWHFNTTIAAIMQLVNEAYLVEAEVASTSPEIWGETMRVLVQLIAPFAPYLAAELWQQVGDGGVVFRSPWPVANEEMAKEDEIEVPVQVNGKLVTVVRLAAGSDEAAIKEAAVADEKVTGRVVGKTVVKVIVVQGKLVNLVVK is encoded by the coding sequence ATGAGTGAGCAAATTTTAGATGAAAACGGCGGGAAAACCGCTACGACGATTGAAACATCTGCCGAGCAGGGCGGAGCGCAGCGGTATGCACCGGCCGAGATCGAGCCGAGATGGCAGGCTGTTTGGGACGCGGACGAGACGCTCTACGCCGCCGAGCCGCACGACTCGGGCAAGCCGAAGTACTACTGCCTGGAGATGCTGCCGTACCCGAGCGGGCAATTGCACATCGGGCATGTGCGCAACTATGCCATCGGCGACGCGCTGGCGCGATTCATGTGGATGCGTGGCCACAACGTTCTACATCCGATGGGCTGGGATGCGTTCGGGCTTCCTGCCGAAAACGCCGCGCTCAAGAATCATGTGCCGCCGCGGGAGTGGACGCTCTCGAACATCGCGGCCATGCGCAAGCAGTTCCAGCGCCTGGGTATGAGCTTCGACTGGTCGAGCGAGGTGACGACCTGCCTGCCGGATTACTACCGCTGGAACCAGTGGTTCTTCCTGAAGATGTTCGAGGCGGGCCTTGCCTACCGCAAGAAGAGCAAGGTGAACTGGTGCCCGAAGTGCTGCACCGTGCTGGCCAACGAGCAGGTCATCAACGGCCGTTGCTGGCGGCACGAGGACACGCTGGTCGAGCAGCGCGACCTGACCCAGTGGTTCCTGCGCATCACCAAGTATGCGGACCAGTTGCTGGACGGGCTCGATAAGCTCGAGGGCTGGCCCGAGAAGGTGCGGACGATGCAGCGCAACTGGATCGGGCGCAGCGAGGGCACCTTCGTGGACTTCAACGTCGTGGCCTCGGGCGAGACGGTGAAGGTCTTCACGACGCGCGTGGACACGATCTACGGCGCGACCTCGGTACAGCTTGCCCCGGAGCATCCGGTGGCTAAGGCCTTTGCCGCGACTAATCCCGAGCTGGCCGCGCAGATTGAAGAGATGCTGGCGCAGCAGAAGGCTGCCCGCGAGGCCGGGGATATCGGCGCTATCGAAAAGCACGGCGTGGCCACGGGACGGTTCGCGGTGAACCCCTTCAACGGCGAACAAGTACCTGTTTGGGTTGCAAATTACATCCTTGCGGACTACGGCACGGGCGCGATCATGAGCGTTCCGGCGCACGATGAGCGCGACTTCGAGTTTGCTTCGAAGTATGGCCTGCCCATTCGCCGCAGCATTGCTCCGGCTGGAGCAACAGAAGAGCCCGCGTTGCCTTATACCGGCGAAGCAGAGGCTGTGCTGATCGACTCGGGTGAGTGGACCGGCATGGCGTGCCTTGAGGCTCAGGAGAAGATGGCCGCCTTCGCGAAGGCCAGCGAATTTGGCACTCCGACGGTTACATATCGCCTGAAAGATTGGGGCGTAAGCCGCCAACGCTACTGGGGAACGCCGATCCCGATGGTCTACTGCACCAGCGGCAAGTGCGACCCCGAGCAGCCTCAGCCGGCGCCGGAGAATTCGTTACCGATTTTGTTACCTGAACAGATCGCCATCACGCAGGAGGGCGGCTCGCCGCTGGGCCGTGTGCCCGAGTTCGTGAATACGACCTGCCCGACCTGCGGCGGAACGGCCCGGCGCGAGACCGACACGATGGATACCTTCGTGGACTCGAGCTGGTACTTCTACCGCTACACCGACTCGAAGAACACGACGGCTCCGTTCGACTCCGAGAAGGTGGCCTACTGGTTCCCGATCGACCAGTACATCGGCGGCGTCGAACACGCGATCCTGCACCTCATCTACTCGCGCTTCTGGACGAAGGTGATGCGCGACCTCGGCCTGATCGTGAACGATGAGCCTGCCGAACGTCTGTTCACGCAGGGCATGGTCATCAAGGACGGCGCAAAGATGTCTAAGTCGCGCGGCAACGTGATCTCGCCCGACCTGATGATCGAGCGTTACGGCGCGGACGCGACGAGGATGTACGCGCTCTTCGCGGCCCCGCCGGATCGCGACCTGGAGTGGCAGGAGGAAGGCGTCGCGGGCATCTCGCGCTTCCTGAGCCGCGTGTATACGCTGGTGCGGCGTGCTCCCGCTGCTGGCGAGGGCGGCGAACCCGGTGATGCCGCGCGCAGGCTGCAGCGCAAGACGCACCAGACCATCGCCAAGATCACCTGGGACTTCGACGGGCGCTGGCACTTCAACACGACCATCGCGGCCATCATGCAGTTGGTGAACGAGGCGTATCTGGTTGAGGCGGAGGTCGCCTCCACGAGCCCCGAGATATGGGGCGAGACGATGCGGGTGCTGGTCCAGTTGATCGCACCCTTTGCGCCTTATCTCGCGGCGGAGCTGTGGCAGCAGGTCGGTGACGGCGGCGTGGTCTTCCGCTCGCCGTGGCCGGTTGCGAACGAGGAGATGGCTAAGGAGGACGAGATCGAGGTGCCGGTGCAGGTGAACGGCAAGCTCGTCACCGTGGTGCGGCTGGCCGCGGGCAGCGACGAGGCCGCGATCAAGGAAGCCGCGGTCGCGGACGAGAAGGTGACGGGCCGCGTCGTGGGCAAGACCGTCGTGAAGGTGATCGTGGTGCAGGGCAAGCTCGTCAACCTGGTCGTGAAGTAG
- a CDS encoding class I SAM-dependent methyltransferase, translated as MSERSETLADDPFGGRNPTSHERMTGVPWDASYHNGPAPWDIGQPQPEIARLASEGGFAGAVLDVGCGTGEHSLLAAAMGLPVLGVDVAETALAMARKKAVDRGVKAEFAVADALHLERLDRSFRTVLDCALFHTFNADERPEYVASLASVAEQGGTLYVLCFSDEGPGVGPHPVRREELIAAFPPGSGWQIASIKPGRMQTRIHDNGASAWLATIKRI; from the coding sequence TTGTCAGAGCGATCAGAAACCCTCGCTGACGATCCATTCGGTGGCCGGAACCCAACCAGCCACGAGCGGATGACGGGAGTGCCCTGGGATGCGTCGTACCACAACGGCCCTGCCCCCTGGGATATTGGTCAGCCTCAGCCGGAGATCGCTCGGCTGGCATCCGAGGGCGGATTTGCCGGAGCGGTGCTCGATGTAGGCTGCGGGACCGGTGAGCACTCTCTTCTTGCCGCCGCGATGGGACTGCCGGTTCTGGGAGTCGACGTAGCCGAGACGGCGCTGGCGATGGCCCGGAAGAAGGCTGTCGACCGTGGGGTCAAGGCGGAGTTTGCTGTGGCGGACGCGCTCCATCTGGAACGTCTGGACCGCAGCTTCAGGACGGTACTGGACTGCGCGCTGTTCCACACCTTCAACGCGGACGAGCGGCCAGAGTATGTGGCAAGTCTGGCATCGGTAGCCGAGCAGGGCGGAACCCTGTATGTATTGTGCTTCAGCGACGAGGGGCCGGGTGTCGGCCCGCACCCCGTCCGCCGGGAAGAGCTGATAGCGGCGTTCCCACCCGGCAGCGGATGGCAGATCGCCTCCATAAAACCGGGCCGGATGCAGACGAGAATCCACGATAACGGAGCGTCGGCCTGGCTGGCGACCATTAAGCGGATCTAA